One stretch of Archocentrus centrarchus isolate MPI-CPG fArcCen1 chromosome 5, fArcCen1, whole genome shotgun sequence DNA includes these proteins:
- the LOC115779980 gene encoding uncharacterized protein LOC115779980 → MKLRKETKQSEEEPKTSKSNSRRRVIRRTVEIGWIHQDNTEIKQVRAKQGGGTRKVVMNISGGYNDILKEGKSLFFPNGVSSKGHESDFTFDVWDFQQNSLSGDISIGTIYDTIKLPMLRFYIATKQQSVVDVSSTESEHTDVNSNFDGQDDIIEFSDSQSFSSAPNYSDNDQDSPHQQVASDQSIVTNQPVTTDPMVASEVHFILPEILSDDAVVLHDYVTLGENPHNISDPEITFGPNPEDDFDNADTLIYQPETPDHSPQTKMLTIHHANCFNDMIEAFSDPDTLTTQLTVRRLLPDNSEEAGSGSGILRDIFSAFWQEFYDRCTLGTSVKVPFIRHDFKADTWKAIGRIFLRGYQDCHYLPIKLASPFVEEMLFGVVYSDLTEVFLQFVSCQEREILRQALQDFSSIEADDLLEVLDNYECRRRASAENLQSILIEISHKELVQKPMFVIDCWRDIAKPQISLHYEKLRKMYDDLKPTSKKVTRLLKFPGDMTAKQKEVEHHLKRYIRELNEEKLGKFLRFCTGSDLIVSDSVTVEFTVMSDFTRRPIGRTCGMFLQLPDSYENFPDFRAEFNEILESNIWVMDIV, encoded by the coding sequence atgaaactaaGAAAGGAAACCAAACAAAGTGAAGAGGAGCCTAAAACCTCTAAATCCAACTCTAGACGAAGAGTCATTAGACGGACTGTTGAGATAGGTTGGATACACCAAGACAATACTGAAATCAAACAGGTTAGAGCAAAGCAAGGAGGAGGGACCAGAAAAGTTGTTATGAACATCAGTGGTGGATATAATGACATCCTGAAAGAAGggaaaagtctttttttcccaaatggTGTTTCAAGTAAAGGCCATGAATCAGACTTCACATTTGATGTTTGGGATTTTCAGCAAAATTCCTTATCTGGTGACATCTCAATTGGCACAATATATGACACCATCAAACTTCCCATGCTGCGTTTCTACATTGCCACAAAGCAACAATCAGTTGTAGATGTTTCTTCTACTGAATCAGAACACACTGATGTTAATTCTAACTTTGATGGCCAGGATGACATTATTGAATTTTCTGACAGCCAGTCCTTTTCTTCGGCACCCAATTACTCAGATAATGATCAGGACAGTCCTCATCAGCAAGTTGCCTCTGACCAGTCAATTGTTACAAATCAGCCAGTCACCACAGATCCCATGGTGGCTTCAGAGGTCCATTTTATCTTACCAGAGATATTATCAGATGATGCAGTTGTTCTTCACGACTATGTAACACTGGGAGAAAATCCACATAATATCTCTGACCCAGAAATTACATTTGGCCCAAATCCAGAAGATGATTTTGATAATGCTGACACACTGATTTATCAGCCTGAAACACCTGACCATTCACCTCAAACAAAAATGCTAACCATACACCACGCAAATTGTTTCAATGATATGATTGAAGCATTTTCTGACCCAGACACTCTGACTACACAACTGACAGTGAGGCGACTACTTCCAGATAATTCTGAGGAAGCTGGTAGTGGCTCAGGGATACTCAGAGATATCTTTAGTGCCTTTTGGCAAGAATTCTATGATCGTTGCACTCTTGGTACATCGGTGAAAGTGCCCTTCATCAGACATGATTTCAAGGCTGACACCTGGAAAGCTATTGGCAGAATTTTCTTGAGAGGATACCAAGATTGCCACTACCTTCCCATCAAGCTTGCATCCCCTTTTGTTGAGGAGATGTTATTTGGAGTAGTGTACAGTGACCTGACAGAAGTCTTTCTTCAGTTTGTAAGCTGCCAGGAGCGAGAGATCCTCAGACAGGCTTTACAGGACTTCTCTTCCATTGAAGCTGATGACCTTCTTGAGGTCCTTGACAACTATGAGTGCAGAAGAAGAGCCTCAGCAGAAAATCTACAATCAATTTTGATTGAAATTTCACACAAAGAACTTGTGCAAAAGCCAATGTTTGTAATTGATTGTTGGAGGGATATTGCAAAACCACAAATCAGTCTGCATTATGAGAAGCTAAGGAAGATGTACGATGACCTTAAACCCACATCTAAAAAGGTGACAAGGCTGTTAAAGTTTCCAGGTGATATGACAGCAAAGCAAAAAGAGGTTGAGCATCATCTCAAAAGGTATATCAGAGAACTCAATGAAGAAAAACTAGGGAAGTTTCTGAGATTCTGCACAGGTTCTGATTTGATTGTGTCAGACAGTGTCACTGTGGAGTTTACAGTAATGTCTGATTTTACAAGACGTCCAATAGGACGAACATGTGGCATGTTCCTACAGCTACCTGA